The genomic window GGCTGCCCGACCCGCTGGGCGCCGCGCCCACGGGCATCGGCGACCACCTCATGGCGGGAATCGCCGCACACGACGCGACCGCGCACCTCGACGACGCGGCGCTCGCCGAGCTGCGGCTGCACGTGGCGGGCGACGTCACCGAGGAGCGGCACCAGTGGCCGGGCGCCGAGGGGCCCACGGTGATCCGGCTGCGGCAGGGCGGCGGCTTCGGCCGCGTCGTCGAGGCGGATGCCGCTCTCGCCGGCCTCGTCGGCGCCTGCGACGGCGAGCTCTCGATCGGGCGCATCATCGGCGCGCTCGCCGCGCTGCTCGAGGTCGACGAGCTCGCGCTCAGCGCCGAGCTGCTGCCGACCGTGCGCGAGCTGCTGCTGACGGGGATGCTGCTGCTCGAGCCCTGAGCGGATCGGGGCTCACGCGGAGGTGGCCCGCGAGGTCGCGGCGCCTCAGACCGTCGCCGCGTCGCCGCGCGGCCGCGGCCGGTCCCGCCGCCAGCGCGGCACCGCGATGAGGATCGCCGCGGCGCTCAGCGCGATGCCGAGCTGGCCGAAGGCCCAGCCCGCCGCGGTCGTCGTCGCGCCGCCGAGCGCGAGCACGTCGCCGAGCTCCTGCGCGACGACGAAGGCGGGAGCCCCCGAGGCGACGACGATCACGCTGCCGAGCATGGCGGCGAGCACCGTCAGCCGTCGGGCGGGCAGCAGCCGATCGAGCGCGGGGCCGGTGCGCAGCCCGGCGACGGCGACGAGCAGGGCGAGCACGACGGCGAGAACCGCCCACAGCACGACGCCGACGATGAATCCCGAGCTGCCGACGCCGCCCCAGCGCGCGTAGATCTCGCTGAGCGGGATGCCCGGCGCGAGCTGCTGAGGAATGCCGGCGAGCAGCACGCCGAGGCCGAGCGCCGCGAGTGCGATGAGGCCCGCGGCGAGCATCCCGCCCACGATGCGCCGGTCGGCCGGAGCGCGCACGGGCCCCTCGTCGCCGCTGCCGCCGATCTCGTGCCCCTGCGCGTCGAGGATGCGGATGCGCGGCGCGGCGCCCGCGAGCACGCCGGCCTCCGCTCCCGAGGCGACCCGTTCGAGCCGGCGCACGCCGGCCCCGATGGCGAGCACGTTGAGCACGCCGCCGGCGATGAGCAGCAGGAGGCCGAGGAAGGGCGCCGCGGCACCCCATCCGACCATCACCGCGGCGATCGGCTCGGGCGTGCCCGGTGCGATCGCGGCCGACCAGGAGGGCGAGCTGAACCACGCGACGAAGAGCAGCGGAGCCAGCAGCAGGCAGGCGAGTCCTGCGCGGAGGAGGGCGAGCGCGCGCATGGGAGTCTCCTTCGTGCCGATTCGGATCGGGGACCGGCATGCGACACGATAGCGAGACCGTCTGAACCGAGGAGAGTCCATGAAGAAGCGTTTGCTCGGCCGTACCGGCACCGTCGTCAGCGAGGTCGCCCTCGGCACCATGACCTTCGGCATGGAGGCCGACGAGGCCGAGAGCCACGCGATGCTCGACGCCTTCGCCGCCGCGGGCGGCACGCTCATCGACACCGCCGACGTCTACAGCCGCGGCGTGAGCGAGAGCATCATCGGCCGCTGGCTCGCCGCGAACCCCGATCAGGCCGAGGTCATGGTCATCGCCTCGAAGTCCCGGTTCCCGATGGGGGAGGACGCCAACGACCTCGGCAGCTCGCGCCGTCACCTGCGTCGCGCCATCGAGGCCTCGCGGCAGCGGCTAGGGGTGGACTGCCTCGACCTGTTCCAGTTGCACGCCTGGGATCCGCTGACGCCACTGGAGGAGACCCTCTCGGCGATCGACGACGAGATCCGCGCCGGCCGCATCGGCTACTGGGGCGTGTCGAACTTCACCGGCTGGCAGCTCACCAAGGCCGTGCACCTCGCCGCCGCGCGCGGCATGGACGCCCCCGTCACCATCCAGCCGCAGTACTCGCTGCTCTCGCGCGAGATCGAGTTCGAGATCGTTCCCGCGGCGCTCGACGCCGGCGTGGGCCTGCTGCCCTGGGGCCCGCTCGCGGGCGGCTGGCTGACGGCCAAGTACCGCCGCGACGCCGCCCCGACGGGCGCGACGCGCCTCGGCGAGAACCCCGATCGCGGCATGGAGGCCTACGCGCGCCGTTCGGCCGATGAGCGCACCTGGGCGGTGCTGGATGCCCTGCAGGCGATCGCCGACGAGCACGCCGCACCGCCCGCCTCGATCGCGCTCGCGTGGCTGCAGGGCCGCCCGGGCATGACCTCGGTGATCCTCGGCGCCCGCACCGTCGCGCAGCTCGAGCAGAACCTCGCCGCCGGGGCGGTCGAGCTGACCGCCGAGCAGACGGCACGTCTCGACGCGGCGAGCGCGCCGGCCGCCCCCGACTACCCCTACGGCGAACTCGGCGTGGAGCAGCGGGCCCGCCGCTTCTAGTCGAGTACGGTCGCGGGGTGGATCGTTACGGCTCGGACGTGCTCGGCGGCGACTGGCGGGCGGCGGGTCGCCGGGCGGTGCCGCAGGTGCCGGCCGAGCGAGGGCTCGTGGTCGAGCTGCCCGACTCGGGCTTCGTCGGCGCCGTCGTCGGCGTCGAGGCCGGCAACGTGCACCTCGAGGATCGCGCCGGCCGGGTGCGGGGCTTCCCCCTCGGGGCAGGGTTCCTCGTCGAGGGCGAGCCCGTCGTGCTCGTGCCTGCGGTCGCCGCCGCGGCGCCCGCGGCCCGCCAGCGCACCGCGAGCGGCTCCTTCGCCGTCGCCGACGCCCGCGCGCGCGTCGCCCGTGGCAGCCGCATCTGGGTCGAGGGCCGGCACGACGCCGAGCTCGTCGAGCAGGTCTGGGGCGACGACCTGCGGGTCGAGGGCGTCGTCGTCGAGTACCTCGAGGGCGTCGACCACCTCGCCGAGCGGCTGCGCGAGTTCGCGCCGGGCGTCGGGCGCCGGGTCGGCGTGCTCGTCGACCACTGGGTCGCCGGATCGAAGGAGGAGCGGCTCGCGCGCGAGGCGCTGCGCGGCGTGGATGCCCGCCACGTGCTCGTCGTCGGGCATCCGTTCATCGACGTCTGGCAGGCCGTGAAGCCGTCATCCGTCGGCATCGAGGCCTGGCCCGTCGTGCCCAAGGGCGAGGAGTGGAAGACCGGCGTGCTGCGCCGCCTCGGCTGGCCCCACGCCACCCAGGCCGACACCGCGGCGGGATGGCGGCGCATCCGTTCCCGCGTGCGGCACTTCGGCGATCTCGAGCCCGAGCTGCTCGGCCGGGTCGAGGAGCTCATCGACTTCGTCACCGCGTAGCCCGTGCGGCGCGCGGCGCGCGCGGAGCATCCCGACGGATCGAACCGGCCCGGACATGACGAAGGCCGCCCCGGCGAACCGGGACGGCCTTCGATGCTCAGGTCGCGTGATCGCTCACGCGGGCCTGCTCAGTTCTGACGAACTAGAGCGGGCGGATGTTCTCGGCCTGGAGGCCCTTGGGGCCCTGGGCGACGTCGAACTCGACCTTCTGGTTCTCATCGAGCGAACGGTAGCCGTTCGACTGGATGGCGGAGAAGTGCGCGAACACGTCGGCGCTTCCGTCATCGGGGGTGATGAAGCCGAAGCCCTTTTCGGCGTTGAACCACTTCACGGTACCTGTAGTCATGGCTGACTCCTTTAATCCTGTTTCACGGAGTTTCGACTGTCGAAACCACCAGTCGAACCAACTCGTGAACCGTATCCATAGGGGAGTAGCGACCTGCTTGGTGTTTCAGGGCGTTCGGTGCAGCGAGGCGTATCAACTTCAGTACCGACAGTAGTGCACATCGCCCCCGTCGGCACTATCCGCGTCAAGTTGTTACCTCGCAGACACACAGGAGGCTGCGAGCGCGTCGCCCTAGCGTCGATGCCGCCCCTGCTCGATCCGACCGTGAATGAGGACTCATGAGCTTTCTCGACCGCATCTTCGGCGCTCGCACGCCCGAGCCGGAGCCCGTGCCGCGCGCGGCCCCGCGCAGCGACGACGAGCGCGCCGTCGAGCGCTACCGCTACCTGCTCGAGACCGCCCCGCCGGCGACCATCGAGCAGGTGCACGCCGAGGCGTTCGCCAAGCTGACCCCCGAGCAGCGGCAGCTGGTCTTCCAGCAGCTGACCGCGACCGCTCCCGCGGGGGAGGCGCCCGCCGACGACCGCGCGCCGACGCTCGCCCAGGCCGCGACCCGAGCCGAGCTGCGGCAGCCCGGCACCATGGAGCGCGCGTTCCAGGGCGGTGGGCAGCAGGGCGGCCCCGCCGGCCGCGGCGCCCCCGGCTTCGGCAGCATGCTCGGCGCCTCCCTGCTCGGCACGGTGGCGGGCTACGTGGTCGGTTCCGCTCTGGTGAGCGCGTTCCTGCCGCCGATGGACGGCATGACCGATGCCGGCGGCGCGGATGCCGGCGACGCGGGCGCCGACGGCGGCGCCGACGCGGGTGCCGACGCCGGCGGCGACGTCGGGGGCGCGGACGCGGGCGGCTTCGACGGCGGGGGCTTCGACGGCGGCGGCTTCGACGCCGGCGGTTTCGGCGACTTCGGGTTCTGAGGGGGAGATCATGGCTCGACCGAAGCGCATCGCCCCCGGCCCGGGGCAGGAGTCGGTATGGGACTACCCGCGGCCGCCGCGGGTCGAACCCGTGCACGCCCGTGTGACCATCGAGCTCGGCGGCCGCGTGATCGCCGACACCACGCGAGCCGTGCGCGTGCTCGAGACCAGTCACCCGCCGGCCTACTACCTGCCGCAGGAGGACTTCGTGGAGGGAGCGCTGCAGCCGGTCGACGGCAGCACCTTCTGCGAGTTCAAGGGGCGCGCGGCCTACTTCGACGTCGTGCAGGGCGCGACGACCGCTCGGCAGGCGGCGTGGACGTACCCCGAGCCGAGCCGCGGATTCGCCGAGCTCGCCGGGCTCGTCTCGGTCTACCCCGGCCGGATGGACCGCTGCACCGTCGACGGCGAGGAGGTGCAGGCGCAGGAGGGCGACTTCTACGGCGGCTGGATCACGCGCGCCATCGTCGGCCCGTTCAAGGGTGCCGCGGGCACCTGGGGCTGGTAGCCCGAGCGCGGAGCGGGCTGCGGCAGCCGAGCGCTGCGGGCCGGGCGGAGCGCGGCCGTTTCGGGCGGCCGAACAGCGACCGGGCATCTCCGCTGACATCCTGATGCCGTGAGCACCCCTGAGCCGTCGCCCCTCGCCGGCGCCCCTGCGGGCGCCGCTCCCTCGGCGGCCGATCTGCGCCGGTGGCGCCGCTACCTCGCCGACGAGCGCGCCGAGGCCGCGGTGTACCGCGATGTCGCGCGCCGCCGCACGGGGGAGGAGCGGGCGATCCTGCTCGCCCTGGCCGAGGCCGAGGGCCGGCACGAGGCGCACTGGGTGCGGCTGCTCGGCGCCGAGGCCGATCGGGTGCCGGCCGTCTCGCTGCGCACCCGCGTGCTCGGCTTCTTCGCCCGGCGCTTCGGCTCGGTCTTCGTGCTCGCCCTCGCGCAGCGCGCCGAGGGTCGCTCGCCCTACGAGGCCGACGCTCACGCGACGGCGGCGATGGCGGCCGACGAGCGCATCCACCAGGAGGTCGTGCGCGGTCTCGCCGCGCGGGGCCGGGCGCGGCTCTCCGGCAGCTTCCGGGCGGCGGTGTTCGGCGCCAACGACGGGCTCGTCTCGAACCTCGCCCTCGTGCTCGGCATCGGGGCGACCGGCGTCTCCGCCACGACGGTGCTCTTCACCGGGCTCGCGGGGCTGCTCGCCGGGGCGCTGTCGATGGGTGCGGGGGAGTACGTCTCGGTGCGCTCCCAGCGCGAGCTGCTCGCCGCCTCGGTCCCCGATCCGCAGGCGCACACCGCCGTGCCGCACCTCGACGTCGACGAGAACGAGCTCGCCCTCGTCTACCGCGCGCGCGGCATGAGCGAGCAGGAGGCCGCCGCGCACGCTCACGAGGTGCTCACAGGCTACGACCCCGCGACCGCCGCGGCGCAGGCGAGCGCCGAACCGGTCGACGAGCACGAGGAGATCGGCTCGGCGTGGGGCGCCGCCGCCTCGAGCTTCGCCTTCTTCGCCTCGGGCGCGATCATCCCGGTGCTGCCGTACCTGTTGGGGCTCGTCGGCGGGGCGGCCGTGCTCGTCGCCGCCGTCCTCGTCGGGGTGGCGCTGCTCATCACCGGCGCCGTCGTCGGCGTGCTGTCGGGAGCCTCGCCCCTGCGGCGGGCGCTGCGTCAGCTGGTCATCGGCTTCGGGGCGGCCGGGGCGACCTACGCGCTCGGGCTCGCGTTCGGCACGACGCTCGCGTAGGAGTCCACCGGCCCGGCGGCGCAAGGGCGACGCGCACACCGCCCAGGACTCTGCCAGGTTCGGTGGGGCACCCTGGAAGAGCGGCTACGGAGCCGTGGGAGCGAGCATCCCCGCTGTGAATGGTCCGGCGGGCGCGGTGCGATGACCTCCGGTCGCCCGGCACCTACCCCTCGGTCGGGCGCGATCGCGCAACGGTGTGCACTGCCCTGACGAGACGGCGCCCGATGCGCCCGCCCGAACCCGGAAACGCCCTCCTCCATGCTCCCTGATCCCCTTCGCGCCGCGCTGCCCGTGCGCGCGCTCGATCCCCGACGATCCCATCAGCGCCTGCTCGCGGCCTCGGCCGTGCTGCTCGCCGGCTCCCTCGCCGCCGGCACCGGCATCAGCGCGTGGGCCGCCACGACCGACGGCGAGGTGCGCGACGGCCCCGCGCCCCAGAGCATGACCGTGGCGCAGGATGCCCTCCCGCAGTCGATCGTGCGCGACGAGCTCACCGTCACCTGGTCGCCGCCCGTCGTCTACCCGGTCGGCACCTCGGCGCCCATGGGCAGCGGGTTCGGATACCGCGCGGCACCCTGCGCCGGCTGCAGCTCGAACCACCAGGGCGTCGACTGGAACCCGGGCTCCGGCACGCCGATCACGGCCATGGCCGACGGCGTCGTCGTCGGCGTCGGCGACCCCGAGGGCGCCTACGGCGTGTGGATCGAGATCGAGCACGTCGTGAACGGCCAGCGCCTCACGACCCTCTCCGCGCACATGCAGTACGGCTCGCTGCGGCACGGCGTCGGCGACGTCGTCGAGGTCGGCGAGGTCGTCGGAGCCGTGGGCAGCACGGGGGCGAGCACCGGCGCGCACCTGCACTTCGAGGTGCGGATCGACGGGGTCGCGGTGGATCCGGCGGTCTGGCTGCGGGCGAACTACCGCGAGACCCCGTGACGGCGGTGCGCTGAGGCGAGCAGGGCGGCGCGACGCGCGGAGGGCACCAAGCGGAGCATCCCCCCGCTCCGAATCCCGAATGCTTAGACTGACGCTGCATCTGGCACCCCCGCGGTGACCGCAGCGCTGCCGCAACCCCGAGGAGCCCCACCTATGTCGATCGCCGCATTCGCCCGTCGGATCGAGCTCGAGACCCGCCCCATCCACCCCGACACGCGCGTCGCGCTCGACAAGCGCTGGGCAGAGCTGCCCGAGCACGCGAAGACCCCCGAGCAGCTGCTCGGCAAGTGCGCGGTCGGCTGCGAGGGCACCCACGGGGTGTTCCCGAAGTGCAATCTCACCTGCTCGCCCTGCTACCACTCGGCCGACGCCAACAAGGTGCGCATCGACGGCAACCACACCGTCACCGAGGTCACCAAGCAGATGGCGCTCCTGCGCCAGATCCGCGGCCCGCGCGCCCACGCCCAGCTCATCGGCGGCGAGGTCAGCTTGCTCGACCCGAAGGACCACCGCGACACCCTCAAGGCCATGCGGGCCGTCGGCCGCGAGCCGATGTCGATGACGCACGGCGACTTCGACTACGACTACCTGCTCGCGACCGTCCTCGACGAGGACGGCAAGCCCGCCTTCAAGAAGGTCTCGTTCGCCGCCCACTTCGACTCGCTCATGCGCGGGCGCCGCGGTGCGGTGCGCCCGAAGAGCGAGGCCGAGCTCAACCCCTTCCGCGAGCAGTTCACGAAGATGTTCGCCGACCTCAAGAAGGAGCACGGGGTCGACTCGTACCTCGCGCACAACATGACGGTGACCCCCACGAACCTCGACGAGGTGGAGGAGGTCACCCGCGACGTGCTGGCGATGGACTACGACATGATGTCGTTCCAGCCCGCGGCCTTCATCGGCGACGACCGCCGCTGGAAGGAGAACTTCGAAGAGGTGACGATCGACGCCGTCTGGGAGCGGATCGAGGCCGGAGCCGGGCAGAAGCTGCCGCACAAGGCCGTGCAGTTCGGCGACCCGCGCTGCAACCGCCACACGGTCGGCGTCATGGTCGACGGCCGCTTCGCGACCGTCCTCGACGGCGACGAGCCCAAGGACATCGCCGCGCGCGACCGCTTCCTCAGCCACTTCGGCGGCATGATCTTCGGCGACATCCCGACGTGGGCGCTCACGGTCAAGGTCATCCGCGCCGTCGCCAGCCACCCCGGCGACATCCCGCCGCTCATCGGCCTCATGAGCCGCATCCTCAAGCGCGCCGGCGGCACCCGTGCGGTCATCCGCGCGGCGCGCAAGGGCAAGGTCAGCTTCAAGACCTTCGTCGTGCACAACTTCATGGACGCCGAGCAGGTCAAGCCCGCGTGGGAGATGATGCAGAAGGGCATCGTCGCCGACGACCCCAAGCTCAAGGAGACGCAGGAGCGGCTCGGCGCGTGCATGTACGCCATGAGCCACCCCGAGACCGGCGAGCTCGTGCCCGCCTGCGCCCAGCACTCCGTGCTCGACCCGATCGAGAACATCGGCCTGCGCAAGCTGCTGCCGCTCGAGCCCAAGGGCGAGCGCCGCACGGGCATCTCGAACGGCAAGGCCGACGAGCTCGTCGCCGAGGGCGGATCGCGCTGGTAGTACCTCGCTGAACGGCCCCCGGCATCGTGCCGGGGGCCGTTCTCGTGCGGGTCGGGCGCGCGACGGGGCTGGCGGTCGGGCTCTCGGTCGGGCGCGCGGTCGGGCTCTCGGTCGGGCTCCGCGTCAGGCGAGCGGCACGACGGCGCAGGCCGAGCGCGGGATGAGCGCCGTCACGCGCTGACCCGCGGTGATCGCGCGGCTCGCGGCGACCTCCGCCTCGAGGGCGGTGGTGGAGGGGCTCTCGCCGACGACGAGCTCGAGCACCGCCCGGGCGCCGCGCGCGCGGCGCTCGGCGACCACCGCGTCGAGGGTGATGGTGGCGTCGTCGCAGGGCGGGGCATCCCCGCTGATGATCTGCACGGCTTCGTGGCGCAGCACGAGCACACCGGCGCCGTCCGGCCACTGCTCGCCCTCGGGGGCCGGCACGCGCCCGAGCGTCGAGGTGTGCACGCCCTCGGCGACGGTTCCGGGGATCTCGACGCGGCCGCCCATGAGACGGGCGACGGCGAGCGAGCGCGGGCGCGTGTACAGGCGCTCGACGGCGTCGTGCTGCAGCAGATGCCCGCCCTGCAGCAGGGCGACCTTGTCGGCGACGGTCGCCGCCTCGTCGCGGTCGTGGGTGACCATGACGACGGTGGGGTTCAGCTGCGCGCGGATGCGGGCGAGCAGGTCGTGCATGTCGAGCCGCAGCTCGGGGTCGAGGGCGCTGAAGGGCTCATCGAGGAGCAGCACGCGGGGCCGCGCCGCGAGGGCCCGGGCGAGGGCGACGCGCTGCTCCTGACCGCCGGAGAGCGCGGTGACCGGTCGGGCTCCGAAGCCCTCGAGCTGCACGAGCGCGAGGAACTGCTCGGCATCGGCGCGGGCCTCACGGCGCGGCTGCCCGGCGACCGTGGCCGCGAAGGCGACATTGTCGAGCACGCTGAGGTGCGGGAACAGCAGGGGCCGCTGGAAGACCATGGCCATGCCGCGGCGCTCGGGTGCGACCCCCGCGACATCGGCGCCGTCGACGAGGATGCGCCCGGAGTCGGGCACGTCGAGACCGGCGATCGAGCGCAGCACGGTCGACTTGCCCGAGCCCGAGGGGCCGAGCACGGCGAGGCACTCCCCGGGGGCGACGTCGAACGAGATCGCGTCGACGGCGGGCGTGGAGGCGCCCTCGAAGGTCTTGGTCAGCGCGTCGATGCGCAGGGAGGCGCTCACAGGAAGCCTTTCGCGGAGCGGCTGCGGGGGGATCCGCTGCCGGGCAGGTTCGAGACGGGGTAGCGGCGGCCGAAGCGCCCGAGCACGAGCAGCAGCAGCAACGGGGGCAGGATGGCGCTGACCGAGAGCACGGCGACGACCGCGCTGTTGCCGACGCCCGCCGCGGAGCCCGCGACGAGCAGCGGCAGCGTGATGATCGTGCCGCCGCCGACGAGCACGGTGATGACGTAGTCGCTCCAGCCGACGAGGAACGCGAGGAACGCCGCGCGCGCGAGACCCGGCGCGACGAGCGGCAGGTGCACCCGCCACAGCACGTGCCGGCGCGTGGCGCCGAGGGTGCGCGCCTCCTCCTCGTAGGCCATGTCGTGCGCGGCGTAGGCGACGCGCATCGTGTACACGGTGTACGGGATGGCGGCGGCGACGAGCAGGATGACGACGGCCACGAGCCCGGGCACGCGGGCCCGCAGCAGCACGACGGTGAGGCCCATGACGGCGACGAAGGCGGGCAGGGCGAGGGGGGCGAGCAGGATGCCGCTCACGAGCCGCGGCGCCGGCACCGAGCCCTTCGTGAGCGCGCGCGCCGCCATGGCTCCGAGCGGCGTGGCGATGGCCGCGACCACGAGGCCGAGCACCAGGGATCGGCCGAAGGCCGGCACCGCCCCCTGCGCCACGGCCGACGCCGCCCCCGAGAATCCCCACTCCGTGGGCAGCGGGGCGGGGAACGACCACCGATCGGCGACCATCCACAGCAGCAGGGGCACGATGGGCAGCGCGAACCAGACGGCGAGCAGCGCGGCGACGATCACGCGCACGGTGCGGTCGACCGGCCGCGGCCGCATGAGCCCGCGGGCGCCGGTCGTGCGGTCGTCGGGGGTGACCCGCTGCCCGTAGGGCACCATCATCGCCATCAGCGTCCGCCCGCAGGTCTCGGTCGATCCGTCGTCATGCCGGTCACTTCCACAGCGGCGTGCGCCGCAGCAGGGCCATGCCGACGCCGACGGCGACGAGGCTGATGAGCGTGGT from Microcella daejeonensis includes these protein-coding regions:
- a CDS encoding VIT1/CCC1 transporter family protein, with the translated sequence MSTPEPSPLAGAPAGAAPSAADLRRWRRYLADERAEAAVYRDVARRRTGEERAILLALAEAEGRHEAHWVRLLGAEADRVPAVSLRTRVLGFFARRFGSVFVLALAQRAEGRSPYEADAHATAAMAADERIHQEVVRGLAARGRARLSGSFRAAVFGANDGLVSNLALVLGIGATGVSATTVLFTGLAGLLAGALSMGAGEYVSVRSQRELLAASVPDPQAHTAVPHLDVDENELALVYRARGMSEQEAAAHAHEVLTGYDPATAAAQASAEPVDEHEEIGSAWGAAASSFAFFASGAIIPVLPYLLGLVGGAAVLVAAVLVGVALLITGAVVGVLSGASPLRRALRQLVIGFGAAGATYALGLAFGTTLA
- the cspE gene encoding transcription antiterminator/RNA stability regulator CspE gives rise to the protein MTTGTVKWFNAEKGFGFITPDDGSADVFAHFSAIQSNGYRSLDENQKVEFDVAQGPKGLQAENIRPL
- a CDS encoding DUF3097 family protein; translation: MDRYGSDVLGGDWRAAGRRAVPQVPAERGLVVELPDSGFVGAVVGVEAGNVHLEDRAGRVRGFPLGAGFLVEGEPVVLVPAVAAAAPAARQRTASGSFAVADARARVARGSRIWVEGRHDAELVEQVWGDDLRVEGVVVEYLEGVDHLAERLREFAPGVGRRVGVLVDHWVAGSKEERLAREALRGVDARHVLVVGHPFIDVWQAVKPSSVGIEAWPVVPKGEEWKTGVLRRLGWPHATQADTAAGWRRIRSRVRHFGDLEPELLGRVEELIDFVTA
- a CDS encoding aldo/keto reductase → MKKRLLGRTGTVVSEVALGTMTFGMEADEAESHAMLDAFAAAGGTLIDTADVYSRGVSESIIGRWLAANPDQAEVMVIASKSRFPMGEDANDLGSSRRHLRRAIEASRQRLGVDCLDLFQLHAWDPLTPLEETLSAIDDEIRAGRIGYWGVSNFTGWQLTKAVHLAAARGMDAPVTIQPQYSLLSREIEFEIVPAALDAGVGLLPWGPLAGGWLTAKYRRDAAPTGATRLGENPDRGMEAYARRSADERTWAVLDALQAIADEHAAPPASIALAWLQGRPGMTSVILGARTVAQLEQNLAAGAVELTAEQTARLDAASAPAAPDYPYGELGVEQRARRF
- a CDS encoding ABC transporter permease yields the protein MMVPYGQRVTPDDRTTGARGLMRPRPVDRTVRVIVAALLAVWFALPIVPLLLWMVADRWSFPAPLPTEWGFSGAASAVAQGAVPAFGRSLVLGLVVAAIATPLGAMAARALTKGSVPAPRLVSGILLAPLALPAFVAVMGLTVVLLRARVPGLVAVVILLVAAAIPYTVYTMRVAYAAHDMAYEEEARTLGATRRHVLWRVHLPLVAPGLARAAFLAFLVGWSDYVITVLVGGGTIITLPLLVAGSAAGVGNSAVVAVLSVSAILPPLLLLLVLGRFGRRYPVSNLPGSGSPRSRSAKGFL
- a CDS encoding ABC transporter ATP-binding protein — translated: MSASLRIDALTKTFEGASTPAVDAISFDVAPGECLAVLGPSGSGKSTVLRSIAGLDVPDSGRILVDGADVAGVAPERRGMAMVFQRPLLFPHLSVLDNVAFAATVAGQPRREARADAEQFLALVQLEGFGARPVTALSGGQEQRVALARALAARPRVLLLDEPFSALDPELRLDMHDLLARIRAQLNPTVVMVTHDRDEAATVADKVALLQGGHLLQHDAVERLYTRPRSLAVARLMGGRVEIPGTVAEGVHTSTLGRVPAPEGEQWPDGAGVLVLRHEAVQIISGDAPPCDDATITLDAVVAERRARGARAVLELVVGESPSTTALEAEVAASRAITAGQRVTALIPRSACAVVPLA
- a CDS encoding M23 family metallopeptidase, whose protein sequence is MLPDPLRAALPVRALDPRRSHQRLLAASAVLLAGSLAAGTGISAWAATTDGEVRDGPAPQSMTVAQDALPQSIVRDELTVTWSPPVVYPVGTSAPMGSGFGYRAAPCAGCSSNHQGVDWNPGSGTPITAMADGVVVGVGDPEGAYGVWIEIEHVVNGQRLTTLSAHMQYGSLRHGVGDVVEVGEVVGAVGSTGASTGAHLHFEVRIDGVAVDPAVWLRANYRETP
- a CDS encoding DUF427 domain-containing protein — its product is MARPKRIAPGPGQESVWDYPRPPRVEPVHARVTIELGGRVIADTTRAVRVLETSHPPAYYLPQEDFVEGALQPVDGSTFCEFKGRAAYFDVVQGATTARQAAWTYPEPSRGFAELAGLVSVYPGRMDRCTVDGEEVQAQEGDFYGGWITRAIVGPFKGAAGTWGW